From a single Apium graveolens cultivar Ventura chromosome 2, ASM990537v1, whole genome shotgun sequence genomic region:
- the LOC141701585 gene encoding uncharacterized protein LOC141701585, translated as MHPPQPPPTNTTFITFQSVKPPEFRGSRDPLKAHAWLKEMEKAFALTNVGDNQKVEYATYFLKGESNYWWETAKALEAAEVITWDRFKRMFLDNYFPRYMQKQMEMKFFELKQDNMIVGEYEKKFTELSRFMGEYVDSEEKMAKRFQQGLKPWIRSRVAAFELTTYAEVVQKVMVIQGESE; from the coding sequence ATGCATCCACCTCAACCACCCCCAACAAACACTACTTTCATAACATTCCAATCTGTAAAACCCCCAGAATTTAGAGGAAGTCGAGACCCACTAAAAGCTCATGCttggctcaaggagatggaaaaggcttttgccTTAACAAATGTTGGAGATAATCAGAAGGTGGAGTATGCCACTTATTTTCTTAAAGGAGAatcaaactattggtgggagacaGCAAAAGCTTTAGAAGCTGCTGAAGTTAttacttgggataggtttaagAGAATGTTCTTGGATAATTATTTTCCTCGCTATATGCAAAAACAAATGGAGATGAAATTCTTTGAGTTGAAGCAAGACAATATGATAGTTGGAGAATATGAAAAGAAGTTTACAGAACTTTCTAGGTTTATGGGAGAGTATGTTGATTCCGAAGAGAAAATGGcaaaaaggttccaacagggattGAAGCCTTGGATAAGGAGTCGTGTGGCAGCTTTTGAGTTGACTACTTATGCTGAAGTAGTTCAGAAAGTGATGGTAATCCAAGGCGAGAGTGAGTAG